A region from the Triticum urartu cultivar G1812 chromosome 1, Tu2.1, whole genome shotgun sequence genome encodes:
- the LOC125532606 gene encoding uncharacterized protein At4g06744-like, whose product MAIQPKLPFTQLFLLILYFLAVVAVRPESSHEINLQPADFPNERLYRAYLAIQRFKSTITSDPNNITSTWSGNDICGDKTYVGFYCATPPGLNEKLTVTEVILNGFGLHAPRLQRFVDQLPDLALFHASSNNFGGDIPHLDSLPYLFEFGVAKYDLQPLHPSGRVYGSAEGGATGQVITKDEGKKKKKKKGKLQQIQCAYTFLNFTFHIRVGSPGGGGNIPGVTDAKALILNYNNLSGKLPTNIGFSKLSYLSLANNKLTGPIPPSIARLQDSLLEMLLLNNQLSGCLPHELGMLTKSTVIDAGMNQLTGPIPSSFSCLSSVEQLNLGGNRLYGQVPDALCKLAGPAGRLSNLTLAGNYFTSVGTACSALIKDGLLDVKHNCIPGFANQRGPAECASFLSQPKTCPAASARVACPAADAKMNVAAPEGKVAKDYSSYVVYATLHE is encoded by the coding sequence ATGGCCATCCAGCCTAAACTGCCGTTCACACAACTCTTCCTCTTGATTCTTTATTTCCTTGCTGTAGTAGCGGTTCGGCCGGAATCATCCCATGAAATCAATCTACAGCCAGCAGACTTTCCCAACGAGCGCCTCTACCGAGCCTACCTTGCCATCCAGCGTTTCAAGAGCACCATAACTAGTGACCCCAATAACATCACCTCCACCTGGTCCGGCAATGACATCTGTGGCGACAAGACATATGTCGGCTTCTACTGCGCAACGCCGCCAGGGTTAAATGAGAAGCTAACAGTTACCGAGGTTATTCTCAATGGCTTTGGCCTGCATGCGCCGAGGTTACAACGCTTCGTCGATCAGCTTCCTGATCTGGCGCTTTTCCATGCGTCCTCCAACAACTTCGGTGGCGATATTCCTCACCTCGACAGCCTGCCATACCTGTTCGAGTTCGGCGTCGCTAAGTACGACCTCCAACCTCTTCATCCTTCCGGCCGTGTCTACGGGAGTGCAGAGGGAGGCGCTACGGGACAGGTTATTACGAAAGAtgaagggaagaagaagaagaaaaaaaagggtAAACTTCAGCAGATTCAGTGCGCATATACTTTTCTTAATTTTACGTTTCACATCCGAGTTGGCTCCCCGGGAGGAGGAGGCAACATTCCGGGCGTTACCGATGCTAAAGCACTTATCCTGAACTACAACAACCTGTCCGGGAAACTTCCGACCAACATTGGCTTCTCCAAGTTGAGCTACCTCTCCCTCGCCAACAACAAGCTCACCGGGCCAATCCCGCCATCAATCGCGCGCTTGCAAGACTCCCTCCTCGAGATGCTCCTCCTCAACAACCAGCTCTCTGGCTGCCTCCCACACGAGCTCGGCATGCTCACCAAGAGCACCGTCATCGACGCCGGGATGAATCAGCTCACCGGCCCGATCCCTTCATCCTTCTCGTGCCTCAGCAGCGTCGAGCAGCTCAACCTGGGCGGGAACCGCCTGTACGGGCAGGTCCCCGACGCGCTCTGCAAGCTCGCCGGACCAGCCGGCCGCCTCTCCAACCTCACGCTGGCGGGCAACTACTTCACGTCGGTCGGGACGGCGTGCTCTGCGCTCATCAAGGACGGCCTGCTGGACGTGAAGCACAACTGCATTCCCGGCTTCGCCAACCAGAGGGGCCCGGCGGAGTGCGCCTCGTTCCTGAGCCAGCCCAAGACGTGCCCAGCGGCGAGCGCTCGCGTGGCGTGCCCCGCCGCGGACGCCAAGATGAACGTGGCGGCGCCGGAGGGGAAGGTGGCTAAGGACTACTCCAGCTACGTTGTGTACGCCACTCTGCATGAGTGA